The Microlunatus antarcticus DNA segment CCGTGCGGACCGACGAGCCGGACGCGTGGGAGGCGACGGACTTCACGTTCCCGTCGCCGTACGTCGACGTCCCGGCCGAGGTCGAGGCGTACGCGCGGGTGTCCTTCACCCCCGGCCGCCCGCTGGGGGAGGCGGCGACCGAGCTCATGCACCGCGTGCACGACGACTTCGCCTACCGGCCACGTTCCACGATCATCGGCGAGAAGGTCGTGGACCTGCTGGTCAAGCGGCACGGCGTCTGCCAGGACTTCTCGCACGTGATGGTGGCCGGGCTCCGCTCGCTCGGCCTCGCCGGGCGCTACGTCAGCGGCTACCTCGCCACCCGCCCGCCGCCCGGCCGGCCGCGCCTCGTCGGCGCGGACGCCAGCCACGCCTGGGTCGGGGTCTGGGTGCCCGGTGCCGGCTGGCTGCATCTCGACCCGACCAACGACCGGCTGACCGACGCCTCCCACGCGACGGTGGCCTGGGGGCGCGACTACGGCGACGTGCCGCCCGTGCGCGGCGTGATCTTCACCGAGTCGAAGAACTCGACGATGAAGGTCTCCGTCGACATGGCACCGGCCTGACGTCTGTCCTCGCCCGGCTCAGCCGCGCGGGGCCTCGTACGCGGTGAGGGCGGCGTTGCCCGGGCCGAGGTCGTCCCAGGACCCGAAGACGGCGAAGACGGCGATGCCGCTGGTCTTGTACTTGCCCAGCGGGCCGTCCCCGGAGACGCGGTTGAGGCGCTGGGCCAGGTCTGGCAGGCCGGGTCCGTGACCCACGAGCACGACGGTCGTGACGGTGGCGGGCAGCGCGTGCAGGAGGTCGAGGAGCGTGTCGGACCAGGCCTCGTAGATCGTGCTCTCGAACCGCACCGGGACCGTTCCGAGGGCGTCGGGCTCGGCCTCGACCACGCGGTCCCAGGTCTGCCGGGTGCGGACCGCCGTCGAGCACAGCACCAGGTCGGGCCGGCCGACGTGCTCGGCCAGCCAGTGCCCGGCGGCGGCGGCGTCGCGCCGGCCACGCGGGGAGAGCGGTCGGGCCACGTCGGCGAGGTCGCCGTCCCACGACGACTTGGCGTGGCGGAGCAGGACGAGCCGGCGCAGCGGGGGCGTGTCCTCAGCCCGGGCGGTGACCATGGGGCTAGACGGTAGCCGGGTCCCCACCCCTGGAGCTCGGCCCATGACCCGCAGGCGTGCCGGCGACGGAGTCCTCGTGCGGCGCACCGGTGGCCTGGTCCTGGTCGAGCGGGGTCCAGGTCACCTGCGCCTCGGTGACGGTGACCGGCCTCGGCCGCACGAGCGTCGGTCCGTAGCGGACGACCGGCCGCGCCCGACGAGGGCACCGACCCGACGAAGCGACCCTTCAGCTCACCGGGGACGTACGCCGTCGACAACGCCTCCAGCCTGGTCACCACCCAGGCCGTCGTGCAGTGCGCGGGCCCGGAGCAGACCTGGACCTTCACCGCCGAGGGCGACCCGGCGACCGGTCAGATCAACTGCGCGATCGAGCCGGCCCGCAGCGCCGCCCTGGCTCGATCCGTCTTCGCCCAGAGCTGCTGAGCGGTCTCACTCGCGCGTCGTTCTGCGCGCCGGCTGTGCGGCGTCTTCAGACCGGTGCGGCATCATCGTGCCGCGTCGTCGACCCGCCTTGCGCGTCTTCCCGCTCCGGTCTGAAGACGCGTACGTGCTGCGTCTTGTGGGCTGCGTCTTCCGGTTCTGGTCTGAAGACGCGTACGTGCTGCGTCTTGTGGGCCGCGTCTTCCCACTCTGGTCTGAAGACGCGTACGTGCTGCGTCTTGTGGGCCGCGTCTTCCGGCTCTGGTCTGAAGACGCGTACGTGCTGCGTCCTGCGGGCTGCGTCTCCCGGCTCTGGTCCGAAGACGCGACAGCCCGCGTACGCAGCGGGGGCGAGCGGCCCTACTTGTCCTTGCCGCCCTTGAAGCCGCCCGAGCCCTTGTCGGGCTTGCCCGGCTTGAGGCCCTCCCAGATCTCCTTGCACTCCGGGCAGACCGGGAAGCGCTCGGGGTCGCGGCTGGGGATCCAGGTCTTGCCGCAGAGGGCGACCACGGGCGTGCCCATGACCATCGCCTCGGTCAGCTTCTCCTTCGGCACGTAGTGCGCGAACTTCTCGTGGTCGCCGTCCTCGACGCGGAACTCGCGCGTCTCGGTCCGCTCGTCGACGATCGTCTCGGCCCCGGGTGCTGTCTGCTGACTCACGCCGACATTCTAGAGACGTCCGCCGAAGCCGGCACCCTGCCGAGGCCGCGAACTGTGGTGAACTTGGCCCAGTGAGCCAGCCCGAGACGATGCCCGCAGAGCTGGGGTCGCCGCTGCCGCTGTCGCAGCGCCGGCTGACGATCGGGCTCTGCACCCTCACCGTGTCCATCGCCTTCGAGGCGATCGCGGTCGCGACGGCCATGCCGGTCGCGGCGCAGGACCTGAACGGGATCCGCTACTACGCCTGGGCGTTCTCCCTCTTCGTCATCGGCATGCTGCTGTCGACCGTCATCACCGGGCGGATCTGCGACCGGCTCGGGCCGTCCCGCCCGATGCTGGTCGGGCTCGGCGTCTTCGCCGTGGGCCTCGTCGTCGCCGGCACGGCCACGACGATGCTCCAGCTCGTGGGTGGCCGGTTCGTCCAGGGCCTGGGCGGCGGAGCGCTCAACACCGCGATGTTCGTCATGGTGGCCAAGGCCTACCGCCCGGCCCAGCGACCGCGCCTGTTCACCTTCATCTCCACCGCCTGGGTGCTGCCGTCCTTCGTCGGCCCGCCCGTGTCGGCCTGGCTGACCTCCCACCTCTCCTGGCACTGGGTGTTCTTCGCCGACCTCCCGCTCGCCGTCATCGGTGGCGCGATGGTGCTGCCGACCCTGCGCGTGATGATGCGCATCCCGATGCCGGAGGTGGCCGAGGGCGAGGGGTCGGGCCTGCGCCCCGCGCCGATCTGGGCGGCCCTCGCGGTCGCGGTCGACGCGGCCGCGCTTCAGACGGCGGGCCAGCGGCTCGACTGGTGGTCCGTGCTGCTGCTCGTCGTGGCCCTCGGGCTGCTCGGGCTCGGTCTGCCCCGGCTGATGCCGGCCGGGTTCCTGCGGCTGGGCCGCGGCCTCTCCAGCGTGGTGCTGGCGCGCAGCCTGCTGCCGGGCGCGTACTTCGGCGGTGAGGCGTTCCTGCCGCTGATGCTCGTCGAGCAGCGCCACGTCCCGCTGCTGCTCGCCGGGGGGACGCTCACCGTCGGCGCGATCGGCTGGACGACGGGGTCGTTCCTGCAGGCCAACCGCCGGCTCCCGCTGCGCCGTGACCAGCTCATCACCATCGGCTGCCTGAACGTGGCGATCGGCCTCGCCCTCGCGGGCGTGATCGCCCTCGTGCCGACCCTCCCGTACGCGCTCATCGCCGTGGCCTGGGTGTTCGCGGGCCTGGGCATGGGCTTCGCCACGGCGAGCACCTCGCTGGCCACGATCACGCTCTCGCCCGAGGACGCCCAGGGCCGCAACGGCTCCTCGCTCAACCTCGGCGACGCGCTCGGGTCGAGCATCTTCGTCGGCCTGGCCGGGACGATCTTCGGCTTCCTGCACCCGACCGGGAACCTCGCGACCACCTTCGGCGCCGTGCTCCTGAGCATGAGCGTGGTGGCCGTGCTGGGCATGCTCGCGTCCCTGCGCGTCGGGCCGGTCAGCGACCCGACCGACTAGATCTCCACCTAAACTTCGTCGGATGTCCCAGCCCGAGCTCAGCCCCACCGGGCTGCCCCCAGCCTTCCCGGGCCGGGCGGCGTGGGGGACCGCCGGTGCCCTGCGCGCCTGGCAGACGGCGGCGCTGGAGCAGTACTTCGCCGACGAGCCGCGCGACTTCCTCACCGTCGCCACGCCCGGCGCGGGCAAGACCTCCTTCGCCCTCGCGGTCGCGTCCAACCTGCTGGCCCGCCGCCGCGTCGACCGGGTCGTCGTCGTGGCGCCGACCGAGCACCTCAAGGTGCAGTGGGCCCAGGCCGCGGAACGCATCCACCTCGCCATCGACCCCGAGTACGGCGTCCGGCAGGGCAAGGCGTCGCGCGACTTCGTCGGGATCGCCCTCACGTACGCGGCCGTCGCGGCCAACCCGCTCGCCCTCCGCATCCGGGTCGAGGGCTTCAAGACCCTGGTCATCCTCGACGAGGTGCACCACGCGGGCGACGCACTCAGCTGGGGCGAGGCCGTGCGCGAGGCGTTCGAGCCGGCCACGCGCCGCCTGATGCTGACCGGGACGCCGTTCCGCTCCGACACGAACCCGATCCCGTTCGTCCGCTACGAGGCCGACTCGGCGGGGGGTCTGCGCTCGCGCGCCGACTACGCGTACGGCTACGCGGCGGCCCTCACCGACGGCATCGTCCGGCCGGTCCTGTTCATGGCCTACTCCGGCGACCTGAGCTGGCGCACCAGCGCCGGCGACGAGGTCAGCGCCCGGCTCGGCGGGCCGATGACCCGCGACCTCGCCGGCCAGGCCCTGCGGACCGCGCTCGACCCGCACGGCTCCTGGATGCCCGCCGTGCTCCGGGCGGCCGACACCCGGCTCACCGAGGTCCGGGCGCACGTGCCGGACGCGGGCGGGCTGGTCATCGCGACCGACCAGACCGTCGCGCGCGCGTACGCGGAGCTGCTGACCGAGATCAGCGGCACCAAACCCGTCCTCGTGCTGAGCGACGAGCCCGGCTCGAGCAAGCGGATCCAGGCGTTCGCCGACTCCGACGCCCGGTGGATGGTCGCCGTCCGGATGGTGTCGGAGGGCGTCGACGTGCCCCGGCTGTCGGTCGGGGTCTATGCGACCTCGACGTCGACCCCGCTGTTCTTCGCCCAGGCCGTGGGCCGCTTCGTCCGGGCCCGCAAGCGCGGCGAGACGGCGTCGGTCTTCGTCCCGAGCGTGCCGCACCTGCTGCTGCACGCCGCCGAGATGGAACGCGAGCGCGACCACGTGCTCCGCGCCCCGGCCGGGAAGGACGACGACGGGCTGGACGACAGCCTGCTGGCCGAGGCCGAGCGGACGCTGACCGAGGAGGACCGCCCGGAGGGCGGGGGCTTCGCGGCGCTCGCCAGCGAGGCCGACTTCGACCGGGTCGTCTTCGACGGGGGCGAGTTCGGCATGGCCGCGCAGAGCGGCAGCGCGGAGGAGCAGGACTACCTCGGGCTGCCCGGACTGCTGGAGCCCGACCAGGTCAAGGACCTGCTGCGGCGCCACCAGGACTCCCAGTCGCGGGGGACCGTACGCCCCTCCGCCGTGCCCGACGCGACGACGGCGGAGCGCCTCAAGGAGCTGCGGCGCGAGCTGAACGGCCTCGTCGCCGCCTGGCACCACCGCACGAGCAGCCCGCACGGCGTGATCCACGCCGAGCTGCGCACGACCTGCGGGGGCCCGCCCACCGCCGTCGCCTCCGCGGACGACCTGGAGCGGCGCATCGCCACGATCCGGGGCTGGGCGACGCACCGGCGCTCCTAGGGGAGCGCCGGCGCGAGGCTCAGCGCGCGGACGCGACCAGGTCCTCGAGGGTCGCCCGCGAACCGCGCTCGTGGAGCGAGGCGAGCGTTGCCAGGTACGGCTTCGTGAACGCCTCCTGCTCGGCCAGGTCGCCGAAGAGGTCGGTGTTCTGGACGAAGGCCAGCGGCTCCTCGGACTGGCGGGCCGCCAGCGCCTTGAGCTGGTCGGCCAGCTGGTCGACGACCTCGATCGGCTCGCCCTGCTCGTCGACGGCCTCGTCGTAGCGCGCCCAGCTGGCCACGATCGCGGCCGACAGGGTCACCTCGCGACCGGCGGCGATGTTCTCGGCGATGACGGGGACGAGCCACTTCGGGATGCGGTCGGAGCTCTCCGCGCACAGGCGGGCGACGGTGTCGCGCACCCCGGCGTTGGAGAAGCGCTCGATCAGCTGCGGCTTGTAGGCCTCCAGGTCGACGCCGGGCACCGGCTGCAGCGTCGGCGTCGCCTCCCGGTTCATGTAGTCGAGCAGGAACGTCGCGAACAGCGGGTCCTGGCAGACCTCGTGCACCAGGCGGTAGCCCGCGAGGTAGCCGAAGTAGCACAGCGCCTGGTGGCTGGCGTTGAGCAGGCGCAGCTTCATCAGCTCGTACGGCTCGACGTCGGGCACGACCTCGACCCCGACCTCGTCGTACGGCGGCCGGCCGTCGGTGAAGTGCTCCTCGAGCACCCACTGCGTGAACGGCTCGCAGACCACCGGCCAGGCGTCGGTGATGCCGAAGCGCTCGGCCACCTGCGCCCGGTCCTCGTCGGTGGTCACCGGGGTGATCCGGTCGACCATCGAGTTCGGGAACGCCACGTTGGCGGTGATCCAGTCACCCAGCCCGGCGTCCCCCGACGCCTCGCCCTTGAGCCGGGCGTACGCGGTGAACACCTCCGCCGCGATGTGGCCGTTGCCCTGGATGTTGTCGCAGGACATGATCGTGAACGGCACGACGCCGCGGTCCCGCCGACGGACCAGCGCCTCGACGACCAGGCCGAAGACCGTCGCCGGGACGGCTCCCGGCTCGAGGTCGGCCTTGACCCGCGGGTTCTCGGCGTCGAACCTGCCCGTCACGGGGGAGAAGTTGTACCCGCCCTCGGTGACCGTCAGGGAGACGATCCGGGTGGCCGGGTCGGCCATCTTCTCGATGACCGCCTCGGGGTCGTCCGGGGCGTAGAGGTACTCCACGATCGAGCCGATGACGCGGGGGGTCCACGTGCCGTCGGGTGCCTTGAGCACGAGCGTGTAGAGGCAGTCCTGCGACACCAGCGCGTCGCGCATCCTGAGGTCGAACGGCATGACGCCGACGCCGCAGATGCCGAAGTCGAGGCCAAGCCCGGAGTTCATCAGCTGGTCCAGGTACATCGCCTGGTGCGCGCGGTGGAAGCCGCCGACGCCGAAGTGGACGATGCCCGTCGTGACCTGGCTGCGGTCGTACGTGGGTCCGGGGACGTCGAGCGAGCCGACGGTCTTCGCATTCAGCGCGACCGGGGCGGACTGCTCCGGGCTCACTTGACCGCCCCGAGCGACAGGCCCTGCACGAGCTTGTCCTGGGCGGCGAAGCCGGCGATCAGGACGGGCAGCGACACGGCGGTGGCGGCCGCGCAGACCTTGGCCAGGAACAGGCCCTGCGAGGTGACGAAGCTGGTCAGGAAGACCGGGGCCGTCTGGGCCACGATGCTGGTCAGGGTGTTGGCCAGCAGCAGCTCGTTCCAGCTGAAGATGAAGCAGATCAGCGCGGTGGCCGCGATCCCGGGGGAGATGATCGGGACGATGATGCTGCGCAGTGTGCGGATGAGCCCGGCGCCGTCGATGGAGGCCGCCTCGAACAGCTCGACCGGGATGTCGGCCAGGAACGAGCGGAGCATCCACACCGCGATCGGCAGGTTCATCGCCGTGTAGAGGATGACGATGAAGTTGATGTTGTCGAGCACGCCGATCGTCTTGGCGATGATGTAGAGCGGCAGCAGGCCGGCGACCGCGGGCAGGAACTTGGTCGACAGGAAGAAGAACATGACGTCGGTCCACTTCTCGACCGGCTTCACCGACAGCGCGTACGCGGCCGGGATGGCGAGCAGGATGACCACGATCGTCGAGACGATCGAGGCGGTCGCGGAGTTGATCAGCGGCGGCCAGGGGCTGGCACCCGAGGACGCGCCGAAGAACTCGCGGTAGCCGTCGAGGGTGAGCGGGGCGAAGAAGCTCGGCGGGTTCGTCGCCGCGTCGAACTCCGAGTGCAGGCTGGTCAGCAGCATGTAGAAGACCGGGAACACGAAGATGATCCCGATGACCCAGGCGAGCAGGCCGAGGAAGATGCCGCCCTTGCTGCCGCGGCGGTTGTTGCGGACGCGGGCGTTCGACGCACGCTTCTCGGCGGCCGTCTTCGACGGGTTGGCGGCCAATGCGGTCGTCATGTCAGTTCCCTTCCTCGAACAGGCTGGACACGGTGCGCAGGGCGAAGGTCGCGATGATGATCGTGCCGATCACGACGATCACGCCCTGGGCCGAGGCCAGGCCGTAGTCCTGGGCGTTGTAGAGCGTCTGGTAGATCGTGTACGGCAGGTTCGCGGTGCCGTACGCACCGGCGGTCAGGGTGAAGACCGAGTCGAACTGCTGGATGATGTAGATCGTGCCGAGCAGGCCGGCCAGCTCGAGGTAGCGGCGCATGTGCGGCATGGTCATGTTCGCGAAGGTCTGCCAGGCGTTCGCCCCGTCGACCTGCGCGGCCTCCATGACGTCGCCGGGCCGGGACTGCAGCCCGGCCAGCAGGATCAGGGTCATGAACGGGGTCCACTGCCAGATCAGCTCGCCCATGATCGCGAGGCGGGGGAAGTCGGTGATCCAGTCCGGCTGCGGGGCGCTCGCGCCGAAGACCTGGGTGAGCAGACCGTTGAAGAGGCCGTACTCCGGGTTGTACATCGCGTGCTTCCACAGCAGGGCCGCGGCCACCGGGACCACCAGGAACGGCGCGATCATCATCGTGCGCACGGCGCCGCGGCCGATGAAGTTCCGGTTGAGGAGCAGCGCGATCCCGAGGCCGAAGGCGAGCGAGACCAGCACGACCGTGACGGTCAGCAGGATGGTGAAGAAGACGCTCTGGCGCAGGCCCGCGTCGGTGAAGACGGTGACGAAGTTCTGCAGCGTGCCGAACTTGATCTCGTCGGGGTAGTTCGCGTTCCAGTTGGTGAACGACACCAGGATCGTCGCCACGAACGGCAGCTGCGTCATGATCACGATGAACGCGAGGGCCGGCAGCAGCGGCACGCGCCGCGCCCAGCCCTTCTTGTCGCCCCAGCGCTCGCCGAAGCTGCGCTCGGGGACCTTGGTCTTCTTCGGGGCCGGCGCCGTCTGGTCGGGCGGTGTGGCGGTGGCGGTGGCCATGCGCTGCTCCTCGCGTGTGCTTCAGGGTCTGAGGTGTCCGGTGACCCGTCCCCGGCGCGGGGCCGGGGACGTCCGGAAGTGGGTCGAGGCCGGGCCGCACCCCGCTGGTCGAGACCAGCGGAGGTGCGACCCGACCTCGGAGAGGGCTACTTGCCCTTGTACTTGTCGCCCGCGGCCTGCGCGAGCTTCTGGCCGTTGTCGAGCGCCTCGTCCACGGTCGTCTTGCCCGCGATCACGCCGGAGATGTCCTGGCTGATCTTGGTGGCGAAGTCGGTGAACTCGGGGATGTCGACGAACTGGATGCCGACCGTGGGCCGCGGCTGGACGCCGGGGTTCGTCGGGTCGGCGGACTCGATCGCCGTCTTGGTCGGCTCGGCGAAGGCACCGGCCGCCTTGATGTAGTCGGCGTTGGCGTAGGTCGACTCACGCTTGCCCGCGGGCACCGTGGCCCAGCCGTCCTGCTGGCCCACGAGGTTCTCGTAGTCCTTGCCCGACGCCCAGGAGATGAACTTCCAGGCGTTGTCGGCCTTGGTGCTCTTCTTCTCGATCATCCACGACCAGGCGTACAGCCAGCCGGAGGCCTTGGTCTCCTTGACCGGGGCCTGGACGTAGCCCATCTTGCCCTTGACCGGGGAGTCCGGCGCCTCGAGCGAGCCGGCGGCGGAGGTGGCGTCGTACCACATCGCCGTCTTGCTCTGCGTGGTCGCCGTCAGGCACTCGGCGAAGCCGGCCTGCGCCGCACCCGCCTCGCCGTGGGCCTTCACGAGGTCGGTGTAGAAGGTCGTCGCGTCCTTGAACGGCTGCGCGTTGACCTGGGCGTTCCAGTCCTTGTCGAACCAGGTGCCGCCGAAGGTGTTGACCACGGTGGTCAGCGGGGCGAAGACCTCGCCCCAGCCGGGCAGGCCGCGCAGGCAGATGCCCTTCATGCCGGACTCGGCGCCGTCCATCTTGGCCGCGGCGGCCGCGACCTCGTCCCAGGTCGGGGTCTCGTTGAACTTGACGCCGACCTTCTCCGCGATGTCCTTGCGGTACATCAGGAAGGACGACTCGCCGTAGAACGGCTCGCCGTAGAGCTTGCCGTCCGGACCCGTCAGCGACTTCGTCATCGACGGGAAGATGTCGGCCTGGTCGAACGTGGTGTCGGCCTTGTAGGCGGGGATGTCGTCGAGCGGCGTCAGCCAGCCGTTCTTGGAGTAGATCGGCACCTCGAAGTTCGACAGCGTCGCGACGTCGAACTGGCCGGACTGGTTGGCGAACTCCTGCGCGGCCTGGTTGCGCATGTCGTTCTCGGGCTTGACGGTGAAGTTCACCGTGATCCCGGACTGCTTGGTGAACTCGCCGATGTGCTTCTGCAGCGCGAGCATCTGGGGGTTGTTGACCATGAGGACGTTGATGGAGTTGTCGCTCGCTCCACCGCCACCCCCTCCGACTCCACCGGCACCGCCGGCGCCGCTGCACGCGGCGGTCGCGGCGAGCACGGTGGACAGGCCCACGGCGGCGACCAGCTTGGACGTCAAGCGCATCTGGGAACTCTTTCTCTGGAACAACGGACGGAGATCCCGCCCGGAGGCCGGTCCGAGGGACCGGCTCCGACGCGGAGCGACAGCCCGCGCGCCTCAGAGCCCGGGCCCGCCCGCGTCCGTCCAGGCCGGTCCGCCCGGGTCCCGGCGCCTCGCGCCCGACCCGTCGTCCCGTCCCGATCTCACGCTGATCAGTACACGTCGCTCCGCAGGCCGTCACCGGCTGCCCTTGCTGGGTCTAGGTATATCCGACCGGACCGGCTGTGACCAGACCGTTGCGCGTGTTGCCCGAGTCTTTGTTATCGGATCGGTACCGGGGCTAATTCGGGCGGGTCGCGTGCCCACCTGGTTGGAATCGGGGACCGACCGACCCGGAAACTAGGATGACGCCCATGTCTGACATCCCGGTGGGCTCACCGCCGGCTCCTCCCGGCCGCCACGCGGCTCCCGGCGGCTGGTACCCCGATCCGCTCGACCTCGCCCGCGAGCGCTACTGGGACGGCTGGCAGTGGTCGCGGAACACGCGCGACTCCGAGGTCCCCCCGGCCTACCGGCAGGCGCCCGGTGCGCCCGCCGCACCGCCCGGACCGTACGGGGGGCAGACCACGCCGTACGGCAGCCAGCCCGATCCGTACGGGAGCCAGCCCACGCCGTACGGGAGCCAGCCCACGCCGTACGGGGGACAGCCGGCGTACTACGGGGGCGCGCAGCAGCCCGCCTCCCGGCAGGCGGCCCGGACCGCGGACGGCGTGCCCCTGGCCGGCTGGTGGTGGCGTGCGCTCGCCGGGCTGATCGACGCCGCGCTCGTCGGGACGGTGTCCGGGCTGCTCACGCTGCCCTTCTACCGCGACCTGCTCGGTGCCGTTCGCACGTTCTGGAACGCCGCGCTGGCCGCCGCGCAGGCGGGTGCGCCCCCGCCGGCGACGCCGAACTTCGCCGCCATGATGACGGGCACGGACCAGCTGCTCGTGACGGCCGTGACCTTCGCGATCGGCATGGCCTACCACCTGCCGTTCCTGCGGACCCGCGGCGCGACGCTCGGGCTGCTGGCCTGCGGGCTGAAGGTGGTCCCGGTCGACGAGGGCCGGTCCACGGCCCGGCTGGGGTGGTCGACGGTGGTCGTCCGCGCTCTGCTCTGGGTGCTGCCCGGCGCGCTCAGCCTGCGCATCCTCACCGTCGCCGACGTCCTGCTGCCGCTGTGGCACCCGAAGCGTCAGACCCTGCACGACCTCGCCGCCCGCACCCAGGTGATCCGGACGCGCCAGGGCGGCTGAGCAGGTCGGCGGCCTCGCTGGAGAGCGCTCCCTGAGCCTGTCGAAGGGCCACGAAGTGGTCGGCGTGGCTCAGAGCAGGTCGGCGGCGGCGAGCCGGTCCAGCGTCGCCGCGACGTCGGCGTCGTCGACCCCGCGCAGGCGGCGGCGGATCCGGGCCTGGGTGGCGTCGTCCCACGCGGCGAGCGCGAGGCGCGAGCGGGTCTCGTCGGGCTGGGCGAGGAGCTGCTCGGCGTCCTCGGCCTCCGCGCCGTCGACGAGCGCCTCGACGGCCATCAGGACCGCGACCACGCCGTACGGGCCGAAGGTCTCGGCGCCGAGACCGGTCGCCTTGAAGGGCAGGTCGGCCTCGACGAGCACGGACATCTGCTCGGCCGCACCGCGGTGACCCGTCAGGTCGAGCCGGCCGTGCAGGCCCGCGGCCTCCACGACCTCGACCGCGTCGACCAGCCCGGCGCCGGCCGGGAGGCCGACCAGCACCTCTACGCCGTCCGGCAGCCCGGCCGCCGCCGCGACCACCCGGGCCGCGTTGCCGGCCAGGTCGTCGAGGTCGCGCAGCACCGTCTCCACCGCGACGAGCCGCAGCCCGTCCGCCCGGCGGGCGAGGGCGGCCACGCTGCCCGCGCCGCCGCTGGTCAGGACGTTGACCGCGACGTCGGGGTCGAGGCCGGCGAGCCGCTCGTCGCCCACGACCAGCGGGCCGACGGCCCAGCCGTCGCTGCGGTCGAGCAGGGCCCGGTAGGTCGCCGCGTCCACGGCGGTGCCGGTGGCGGGGGCGACGTGCAGCAGCGAGCGGAAGACGTCCATGCCCGGAACCCTACGGACGTCGGGCCGGGGGAGCCTGGTCCCGCCGCTTGCGGCGACGCTCGTAGACCCACAGGAACGGGCCCAGCACGGCCAGGGCGACGAGGAACGCCAGCACCCCCAGCACGAGGTCGTCGGTCCGCGACACCACGTACGCCCCCGCCGCCGCGCAGGGCAGCGCCAGGAGCCAGAGCCGGCCGTACTGGCCCAGCTCCGCGCGTCGCTTCGGGTCGATCTCCACGGGTCAGGTCCTCTCGGGGGTCACGGGGCTGAGGTTCACAGGTCCCTGGTCACCGG contains these protein-coding regions:
- a CDS encoding carbohydrate ABC transporter permease, whose protein sequence is MTTALAANPSKTAAEKRASNARVRNNRRGSKGGIFLGLLAWVIGIIFVFPVFYMLLTSLHSEFDAATNPPSFFAPLTLDGYREFFGASSGASPWPPLINSATASIVSTIVVILLAIPAAYALSVKPVEKWTDVMFFFLSTKFLPAVAGLLPLYIIAKTIGVLDNINFIVILYTAMNLPIAVWMLRSFLADIPVELFEAASIDGAGLIRTLRSIIVPIISPGIAATALICFIFSWNELLLANTLTSIVAQTAPVFLTSFVTSQGLFLAKVCAAATAVSLPVLIAGFAAQDKLVQGLSLGAVK
- a CDS encoding DEAD/DEAH box helicase, yielding MSQPELSPTGLPPAFPGRAAWGTAGALRAWQTAALEQYFADEPRDFLTVATPGAGKTSFALAVASNLLARRRVDRVVVVAPTEHLKVQWAQAAERIHLAIDPEYGVRQGKASRDFVGIALTYAAVAANPLALRIRVEGFKTLVILDEVHHAGDALSWGEAVREAFEPATRRLMLTGTPFRSDTNPIPFVRYEADSAGGLRSRADYAYGYAAALTDGIVRPVLFMAYSGDLSWRTSAGDEVSARLGGPMTRDLAGQALRTALDPHGSWMPAVLRAADTRLTEVRAHVPDAGGLVIATDQTVARAYAELLTEISGTKPVLVLSDEPGSSKRIQAFADSDARWMVAVRMVSEGVDVPRLSVGVYATSTSTPLFFAQAVGRFVRARKRGETASVFVPSVPHLLLHAAEMERERDHVLRAPAGKDDDGLDDSLLAEAERTLTEEDRPEGGGFAALASEADFDRVVFDGGEFGMAAQSGSAEEQDYLGLPGLLEPDQVKDLLRRHQDSQSRGTVRPSAVPDATTAERLKELRRELNGLVAAWHHRTSSPHGVIHAELRTTCGGPPTAVASADDLERRIATIRGWATHRRS
- a CDS encoding MFS transporter; amino-acid sequence: MSQPETMPAELGSPLPLSQRRLTIGLCTLTVSIAFEAIAVATAMPVAAQDLNGIRYYAWAFSLFVIGMLLSTVITGRICDRLGPSRPMLVGLGVFAVGLVVAGTATTMLQLVGGRFVQGLGGGALNTAMFVMVAKAYRPAQRPRLFTFISTAWVLPSFVGPPVSAWLTSHLSWHWVFFADLPLAVIGGAMVLPTLRVMMRIPMPEVAEGEGSGLRPAPIWAALAVAVDAAALQTAGQRLDWWSVLLLVVALGLLGLGLPRLMPAGFLRLGRGLSSVVLARSLLPGAYFGGEAFLPLMLVEQRHVPLLLAGGTLTVGAIGWTTGSFLQANRRLPLRRDQLITIGCLNVAIGLALAGVIALVPTLPYALIAVAWVFAGLGMGFATASTSLATITLSPEDAQGRNGSSLNLGDALGSSIFVGLAGTIFGFLHPTGNLATTFGAVLLSMSVVAVLGMLASLRVGPVSDPTD
- a CDS encoding carbohydrate ABC transporter permease, with translation MATATATPPDQTAPAPKKTKVPERSFGERWGDKKGWARRVPLLPALAFIVIMTQLPFVATILVSFTNWNANYPDEIKFGTLQNFVTVFTDAGLRQSVFFTILLTVTVVLVSLAFGLGIALLLNRNFIGRGAVRTMMIAPFLVVPVAAALLWKHAMYNPEYGLFNGLLTQVFGASAPQPDWITDFPRLAIMGELIWQWTPFMTLILLAGLQSRPGDVMEAAQVDGANAWQTFANMTMPHMRRYLELAGLLGTIYIIQQFDSVFTLTAGAYGTANLPYTIYQTLYNAQDYGLASAQGVIVVIGTIIIATFALRTVSSLFEEGN
- a CDS encoding mannitol dehydrogenase family protein, coding for MSPEQSAPVALNAKTVGSLDVPGPTYDRSQVTTGIVHFGVGGFHRAHQAMYLDQLMNSGLGLDFGICGVGVMPFDLRMRDALVSQDCLYTLVLKAPDGTWTPRVIGSIVEYLYAPDDPEAVIEKMADPATRIVSLTVTEGGYNFSPVTGRFDAENPRVKADLEPGAVPATVFGLVVEALVRRRDRGVVPFTIMSCDNIQGNGHIAAEVFTAYARLKGEASGDAGLGDWITANVAFPNSMVDRITPVTTDEDRAQVAERFGITDAWPVVCEPFTQWVLEEHFTDGRPPYDEVGVEVVPDVEPYELMKLRLLNASHQALCYFGYLAGYRLVHEVCQDPLFATFLLDYMNREATPTLQPVPGVDLEAYKPQLIERFSNAGVRDTVARLCAESSDRIPKWLVPVIAENIAAGREVTLSAAIVASWARYDEAVDEQGEPIEVVDQLADQLKALAARQSEEPLAFVQNTDLFGDLAEQEAFTKPYLATLASLHERGSRATLEDLVASAR
- a CDS encoding transglutaminase family protein; amino-acid sequence: MTRYRIEHVTRYDYDADVTGSFGQFHLTPRALPWQDVQSCELSIEPTPGTLLSHTDLYGNTKSSFHVTNPHTELVVRAVSVVDVVPPVLPPEALAVPWEDARPTVRTDEPDAWEATDFTFPSPYVDVPAEVEAYARVSFTPGRPLGEAATELMHRVHDDFAYRPRSTIIGEKVVDLLVKRHGVCQDFSHVMVAGLRSLGLAGRYVSGYLATRPPPGRPRLVGADASHAWVGVWVPGAGWLHLDPTNDRLTDASHATVAWGRDYGDVPPVRGVIFTESKNSTMKVSVDMAPA
- a CDS encoding SixA phosphatase family protein, translating into MVTARAEDTPPLRRLVLLRHAKSSWDGDLADVARPLSPRGRRDAAAAGHWLAEHVGRPDLVLCSTAVRTRQTWDRVVEAEPDALGTVPVRFESTIYEAWSDTLLDLLHALPATVTTVVLVGHGPGLPDLAQRLNRVSGDGPLGKYKTSGIAVFAVFGSWDDLGPGNAALTAYEAPRG
- a CDS encoding DUF3039 domain-containing protein — encoded protein: MSQQTAPGAETIVDERTETREFRVEDGDHEKFAHYVPKEKLTEAMVMGTPVVALCGKTWIPSRDPERFPVCPECKEIWEGLKPGKPDKGSGGFKGGKDK